From the genome of Rhinoderma darwinii isolate aRhiDar2 chromosome 1, aRhiDar2.hap1, whole genome shotgun sequence:
ctgttttcactttgtcattatgtggTATTGAGtgtagaatgatgggggaaaaacttgatttttttttttacattttaacacaaggcctcaacataaaatgtgaaaaaagtgaaatcgtCTGAAGACTTTCTAAATGCATTGTATGAGCAGGTACCTCCAAACTGTAAGTACACTAATATTAGAAGCCCTtgtacattttatttctattgctgCATGATGTTATCAGAATAATAGACATTTTCTGTCAGCAATGACAGTTCCTTTGGAAGATCTCATGTGGCATTTCATCTTACACAAGACATGATAGGCTACACATTTACTGGTTTAACAAATATATGTCCTTCAAAATTActcaaaaaaatgcataaaacaaTTAAGAGAATGCTTCAGTTAGAtcctttgaaaaaaataaataataataacgacaacatttttacaatgtGATATATTACCTAAGGTATGTACACAAATATTTTATGTGACTACAATTCCATGTTCAGTTACCATTTGAAAAAGACAAGTCCTGCTAGAACAGTGTATCCAAGAACCAGGAAAAGGACTTTTAATAATCGGTCGTGTttatcttccagttccttcaCCAAAATTTCAAAAAACGTAACAAACAGAAATGTTCCTCCTGCAATGCCCTGCAGCAAAGCAGAGGTAATACTGCTGGCCATATTTTGGGCACTCTGAATCGCCATTCCAATGGCTATTCCAATAGGAATCATGATGCTCACTAGAACGGCCATCTTCGCTGCATCTCGAAGCAGAATGTTTATTTTAGCCATGCTGACTCCGAGTGCCACTGCAACTAATGTTTCATGAATAACGACACCAATGAAAAGGCTCAGCACTTTATCACCCTGCTCCTGCAAGCCGAGCGCCAGGCCCTCAAAGATTGAGTGGGCAGAGAGCGCAAACACCAAGCTGAAGAGTCGAAGAGGACTTGATTTGGACAGCTCTTGGATATTTAAGCCATGGGAGTGGTGACTGTGGCCAACTTCATATAAATTATGGCCTCTGTTAGAAGATATGAAGGGGCTTTCATATTCTGAGTCGCTGCCAGCATCAGATCCTGCGTTAAACGTTTCCATGTCAATGAACGAAGGCTTCTCTTTCCGGAATGTCAGAATAGCCTGCTCCACAAACACTGTGAGGAAAAACCCAACCAGCATTACAGTCTCTGCCAGTGGATAATCGGTGCTGATGTTCCCCATCTTCAGAACCTCGTCAAACTAgagaaataaaaaactattttcagAATTCTATTACAAGTAATGCACTTGGGACCATTCTCATCGGGTTACAGTTGGGAATAATGGGTAACTACATCATCATATGGGAGTGGCATGAATGGAGCAGCAATATTGAGGATAAATGTAAACATAATACACTGTACTTAGGAGATCTGGTGAGTAGACTGGTGCTGGAGTaagtatctattttttttttaaaggttagtTCATACAGCATTTTCAGGCACTgaaaccgcatcagaatcagCGTCAAGAAACTGCCCAAATTgtcgctcattgatttcaatcagaGGCAGAGGCTTATTTTCCTGGGCGGCGTTTGGCCACTTGCGGAAAAAAACGGCACTCTCTATCTTCGagcagtttccacctctgacctctcagTGAAATCAAcgtaaagcagaaaaaaaaaacatgcaacgtTCGTttagggcgtctttttacggcgtTATTTGCATTCGATTCAACGGttacgggcaaaaaacacagaaaaaaaaaagcttaaaaaacactgccaattcaaaatctgcctccaaaatgtgtgaacttaccctaggggtatgttcaggcgtatttcggggcgtaaacgcctacaaacatctgcccattgaattcaaaaggaAAAACCTGGCATTCagatgaggcgtttttttacgccagttttaaaaaaacggcgcataaaaaaaaccaaaaaaaaacaccccgtaaaaagaaggagcatgtcacttcttgagccgtttttccttGTGTCATTCAGCACACGAGAAACCTAGGActatgttttttctttattttagttgcttatacTAGTAGATACATTAATCTTGGGAAGAAAGCATTTGTATCGGATTGTAGTAATATTATAAAAGAAATGGAAGAGTCTGTTCTAAACATAGAAACGTAGCCGTGAAATTTCCTCAGCACAGATGTACGGTCAAACAAAAGGTAAACGTGCTCGTACGCTACTTATTGTGACGAACCATCCAGTAAAGATACCTTTTCTCTCACTGTAGGTAGAAGCGCATTGAAGCAAGTAGCCAAGAATACACCTCCAGCAAAAGAGTTGCACAGGGCAAGGATCCTCCGAGAGCGAGAAGCCTTCTCACAGTCCGCTTCAATAATCTTCACAGGCAGAAGAGAACCCAACATCATCAACACAAACAGTGCCAGCAAGCACAGTAGCTTTGCCGCGATGAGATTCATTCTGATGGCTGAGGTCTTTGCAGAGGATGAAGAGAATAATGCCAACGTCAGGCTGGGATGGCAATAGCCTCAGAACACAAGTGGAGATGGTAACGACCCGGCATGCCTTTTCAGGTAACTACAACCAAGACAAAAAGTGGCATAGTAAGTATAATGTGCAAGTAAAGGACTTCAATATTAATGATcttaaaagggaatgtgtcagATCATTTGACCTGCCGAACTGGTACCAGCGTTTAATAGGTCTTCTGAAAGCCTGTGCCCACATAACTTTATATTTCTTCTTTTCTGAGATAAGTCTTTATTACAATATGCAAATTAGGTTGGAAGTGCCACTCGGGCGATCCGATTCCCGGCAAGTGCTCCTATTCTTGGCATCTATGCCTGCCCAACTCCCTCCCCCAGCTCATGACTGACATTGCCACGCTATCCAAACATCACAACTCTCTTTATTGAGGCCTTGCGCATGCGCTGCTAACATTATGCCCGGCACATGCGCCGTGTGCTCGTTTCTTGTAAGTTCTTCGAAGGCCAACTGCACATTCACCATGATGTCAGCAGTACACTCGGAAGAGCCGACTCACCGCCAGAGAAGTGGAGTGGGGCAGAGCACTTGCAGGAGCCCCTGCAGAGAGTCAGGCCCAATGCACTCGACCGTATCTTTTTTTCATCCGTAAATAatgtccgtaaatatggatctGTATTCATTTGTAGTCATCCGTAAGTCATCCGCATAtacagaagggtgtccgtaaatacggtccgtagctcATCCATATTCACGGATCCGTAAAAGAAAACCACAAATCAtatgcaacatctgcaaacctgtcgtcgcctagcaaagcttgtgtaattacggatggctatggATGCATatctgtagccgtccgtaatcgcccatagacttctatggggagtccgtgccgtaataacggacaaaaaaaaaaaaaggacatcctAAATTTAtaactcagctctctactcactaaaatatctcaacaaggagatgaacaaccggagcaggtaaataaggaggtgaaatgaatgggtccgtaattacggatgaaaaatacggacgtgtgcatggggcctcagacagAATGGCACTTCCAACCTACTTTGCATATCGCAATAAAGATGATTATCTCAGAAAACAAGGGAATAGGAAGAAATTGAAAAGTATGTGGGCACAGGCTTTCAAAAGAGCGATCACCTGCCGATGCCAGGagggagatttgtgctgctgatgtatttaactCACGGAGGACTGCCCACAATTGTAGTAAAATGTGAAAAAGTACTCACTGAAAACAAGCAGGTCTGGGAAATCATTAGCAATGGAAAGATAACTTCATTATACAATAAAgcggctttatttacataaaatggAATTGCCCTTTAAGAGACTTGACTGTAACCCCTCCCAATATGGTCATACCTAGACCGGAACATTACTAACTAGAACATTGCAAATTCACTTAACTTGACAGCTTCGCCATTCAGAAACCTGGAAAAGTGGTCGTCACTTTTGGAAAAACAGATATACGATGTTAAAGCTAAAGAGTGTCTACTGCCTAACTGCATGAAAATAAGATAGTAACAACACCGGTGTACAGCGCATTACTCCCATTTGTTTCCTATGACTCTTCGCAAGCATGCCCTATGTACTGGCTGTAACCGCACAGTATACCACACACAATGTACCGTTGGTAATGCCGCCAATCACCTGTGTTAATAACGAGCCTCCTTCCTGCAGGTGACATTTCTGCTGGAGATCCGGTCACATGGTAGCTTTTTCCAGACAACAACCAGCAGCCCCGGCATttcccaaaaaaaacaagcctcTGGTGGGCTCAGGACAGGACACGCCCTCTGAACGTCTTTCCACACTGATTGGCTGCAGATGATGTAACTCATGTGTTGATTCGTTTACATGCTTGTCATTCGTGAAGGTAGATTTTTACATCCTAGTGGACTAAAGGACCTTTGTGATGTCATGACCATGTGATCATTTACTTGCATGGGAGGAGTCAGGGACTAGACTGCTACGGAAGTGGGCAGaaggacctttgatgatgtcATGATCATGTGATCAATTACATGCGAAGTAGGATCTAGTCTAGGGCAagggtcagcaaccttcagcactccCGCTGTTGTGaatctacaactcccagcatgccctgacagccaaagtctgttagggcatgctgggaattattGTTTCAGAACAGCGGGGTTGCTGACCCTTGCGTCTAGGTTGTTCTGCTGTAATTAGTAATCTTTTCTCGTGTACTTGACGGAAATGTATCGGTATATAACGTGCCTGTTTATGTAATGATACTAAAGGCTTCGTGCAGGACCTAGCCTGCTGTATatgaaccaggggcgtaactagggaagactgggccccatagcaaacttttgactggggccccccccccctcccggtaACCAACGGCGCCACAACTCCCGCCTTCCCGACAATGAACACTTATCAGTTCTACGGGTCCACTGCCTTCGGGgccaggtcgcaattgtgactgctgcgacctctatagctacaCTGCGACACTGGGCTGCAATATACAGCTGTGACCTGCTGAGTATGGGTGCGCTCagctcgttccatacttccccatgatggctgctacgtacatttacgtggcatgtcattagggtgttaaaggggtcctctggacatttcttattgatggtctatctttatgataggttatcaatattagatcggcgggggtccaactcccagaacacccgccgatcagcttttttgGAGGGGCCGTAGAACTCGTCGccttggcctcttcagtgtttaccaggcacagcgccgtacacatcggtagcagctgcgcctgggattgcagctcagtcccgttcacttgaatgcgatcccaggcacagtcgccccgtgtgtgtgtatggtgttgtgcttgttaactgggaaaagtcagacgaacgctatggtcccatcaatcacggacccccactgatctgatattgatggtctatcctaaggatgggccatcaatataaaatgcccagaggacccctttctttaatgtaatgtgtgtgaagtttgaaCTTATATAACTTGGCAGAGGGCAGGGCCAGGCAGGCATCAGTATAtgtgttaggatatgttcacacgacagcgtccgtaacggctgaaattacggggatgttttcaggaagaaacatccccgtaatttcagccgtaacggcatgtgcaggcgcttgaacgccgcgtccattacgggcgtaattggcgctgctattcattggagtcaatgaataacggctccaattacgccccaagaagtgacaggtcacttctttgacgcgggtgtctatttacgcaccgtcttttgacagcggcgcgtaaattacgcctcttgtgaacagacaaacgtcagccctttgctttcaatgggcagatgtttgtcaacgctattgaggcgcttttttcggacgtaattcggggcaaaaaaggccgtattacgtccgtaattagtgtgtgtgcacataccctgagggggaattcactgagtttttcagcatgctttttgacgcggaaaaacgtgtaaaaaaacagacGGAAACGGATGTGTCTTTTCCAGCGAGCGAGCTAAAACCGCTCACGGGAACAAGCGACTTGCCCCTATCTCcgtgcgtttacgtctctgacctcccattgacaataagaggcagagaaatttgcctgcggcgctcaatgtccgcctccaaaaaacgcagcaaaaaatacggcaaacggcgtgcaggcatgtgaaaatctgactcaaaattacagaaggaatttttaggctgatttttctgtctgcaaaaaaatctgtgtgaacaggaccttaaggcTTCAGTATAGGTGTTAGGGGGAAAGTGCCACCCATTGAaaaccatgaaatttttcctgcgagcagtaaaaaacgcctgcgggtaaaagaagcgttaggctatgttcacactgagttttttgcaggaagaatatctgcctcaaaattccgtttggaagtttgaggcagattttcctctgcctgcacgccgatttttgcccgcggccattgagcgccgccggacataaaacaccgcgaaatacgctttctctgcctcccattgaagtcaatgggaggtcagaggtgttaacgcccgaagatagggcatgtcgcttctttttcccgcgagccagttttactgctcgcgggaaaaagacgccgacgcctcccatgcattttttgctgcgtttttctgtccacggcccgatggccgaaaaacgtcacaaaaaaacgcaacgaaaaacgtgggaagtgttcaaaatatgcctcaaaattccggaaggaattatgaggcagatttttctacctaaaaacttttcccttctcccatgaacttttttattttatgtacctgtcctctgcagtctgcacgtcctccggcCGTCCTCTGattgtcctccgcccgtcctatgggatgctagttctccggcagtcctgagtcCTCCGCCCATCATATGGGATGCaagtactccggcagtcctggctcctgactgtactgtcctccgcccgatGTCTCGCGCCATtcgtttagctccgccccctgtcctctcccctgccttagcgctcctcctaccacgtaTCGCCGTCCTATTCCACTGTGTGTGGAGGAGGAGTCGGACTATCAGTGGAGTGCACAGTGAATATCCCCGGACCCCCCCCCCACGGCTgtcaccgggccccccccccggatgcctagtgtaaCGTTAGGGACGGGATGCTACTAGTAGGCAttagggggcccgtgcctccatgcctggcacataatgtaatgtgcctgactgtcaaagcgacacgggcccccccatgccccgggccccgtagcagctgctactgtggtagttaggcCACTGATATGAACGCTATATGCCCATGGCCGCCATCAGCAATTTCAGGGACTCATTATTataatgtacacctttgacatagtgtttgtttttttttagtgtgtTTGATGTAGCTctgtaaatactttttaataaaaattatttttgagatacagctgcatacctcccaacttttgaattcgtaaAAGAGggatattttaagccacgcccctaactgcGCCCACTATtccacataaacacatcaaaatcacggccagatccttctgcaaataacgcgcgcacattgtcagtgcggatctctagactgtccggatatcacagatattatggatccggttatatcgtctttgtgttacctttcctatcttgggtataacatttgctcatcacggcagcagctgcaggaccaaCCAAAAGGCCttctttacacgagcgtgtgcgttttgcgcacgcaaaaaacgtggcgttttgcatgcgcaaaaggcacttaacagccccGTATGTCAGCTGCgtatgcttttcgcgcagccgccatcattatgacacaacgtttggatgtttgtaaacagaaaagcacgtgatgcttttctgtttacattcatagtttgacagctgttgcgcgaatcacgcccgtcccccggaagtgcttccgtgtgctgcgcgtgattttcacacacccattgacttcaatgggtgcgtgatgcgcgaacaacgcacaaatataggacatgtcgtgagtttttcgcagcggactcacactgcgtaaaaatcacgcaactgtctgcgcggccccatagactaatattggTCCGTGCGAcgagtgtgaaaatcacgcgcgttgcacggacgtatatcacgttcatgtAGATAAGcccaaaggctgagaacaatgaaagtcaagagggaaatcctgtggttgatgacttttcaaatgACAGGtaacagagttacatgatggggatttttttttccagatatgtaactctgctaccggtcaatggaaaaatcatccacatgagcccccttgtagattgctccacacacagccccccggtagatcgctccacacacagcccccatgtagatagcgccacacacttcccccctgtagatagcgccacacacagcccccctgtagatagcgccacacacagcccccctgtagatagcgccacacacagcccccctgtagatagcgccacacacagcccccctgtacatagcgccacacacagccccctgtagatagctccacacacagcccccctgtaaatagcgccacacacagccccctgtagatcgcgccacacacagccccctgtagatagcgccacacatagccccctgtagatagcgccacacacagcccccctgtagatagcgccacacacagccccctgtagatagctctgtctgggttaaacttccttttccctgttatttcacaccgaatagccacctctgtaaattggaaactgagggcatgtatGGAAGAATTATACCaagcagacaaatgttggtacatATCCTCCCTCAGGgaagtaggaagtaagaactaaactttattgaacaaagaaacacaacaatctcctccctagagatgtggcacGTGCTTAAAcgccattggctctattcagctgtgagttcatctgtacactcctcttgcattccaggggcggtgtctccataggcgtgttcctcatACAGCCTCCATCTTGTTTCATATACaaatctttgtggaatatactgatataaagcaataatgtttttgcaaacaatatacaggctaatgatccctgacagctccacacacagccccgctgtagatagctccacacacagcccccctgtagatagcaccacacacagccccctgtagatagcgccacacacagcccacgctgtagatagctccacacacagcccacgctgtagatagctccacacacagccccctgtagatagctccacacaccgcccccctgtagatagctccacacacagcccacgctgtagatagctccacacacagcccccctgtagatagctccacacacagccccccctgtagatagctccacacacagcccccctgtagatagcgccacacacatcccccttttgtacatagcgccacagagcccccctgtagatagcgccacacacagcccccctgtagatagctccacacacagccccctgtagatagcgccacacagtcgcctgtagatagctccacacacagccccctgtagatagctccagatacagcccccgtgtagatagctccagatacagcccccgtgtagatagctccacacacagccccctgtagatagctccacacatagccccctgtagatagctccacacacagccccccctgtagatagctccacacatagcccccctgtagattgcgccacaaacagcacccctgtagatatctccacacacagtcccccctgtcgatatctccacacagtcccccctgtagattgctccacacacagccccctgtagatagcgccacacacatcccccttttatacatagcgccacacaaccccctcccccttgtacatagtgccacataactccctccccccttgtacgtagtgccacataactccctccccccttgtacgtagtgccacacaaccccccctcccccttatacatagtgccacacaacccccctcccccttatagatagtgccacacaacccccttttaCTTtttgccacaatgccgccagagtagagagcggtagaggtagccggccctactgctgccactctccgctctgctttgatgtcactcaccgtcagaagaaggcaggagtcttgcagcggcgttctcactggtgtcgatgccggcccgggagtggaccagtccagtcacctgaccggtgaggtcagatgacaggtcaggtgactggactggtccactcccgggcaggcATCAATCCCAATCAGAACACcgtcgcaagactcctgccttcttctgatgctgatcgctgctgcagacgtcgcgcatgcagggcgcctgtcagcagcggtcagctgttttgatacagctgcagcgcccagcgggacattttgcagaccgcccgggacggcgggacagcggtgagaaaccgggactgtcccgccggatccgggacggttgggaggtatgcagctgcttggtatcctgtatacagagcagctgtaaaggatctgccaggcactgcttcggggttaactcccagaattaatcagtcaacacctgagtgtacatccctgagacagacaccagcttcctccactcaggctggcaggcttaggagtgggagagcctatcgcagcctggccagactcagctagctcccgccctcggtctatttaagcctgctcttcctgtccatctgtgcttgtgaattctttccttgaggtttcctggcccagctacagctcctgctatttttgatcctgctccatacagaccacggcttaccgactactcttctgcttttcgctttgtacctcgcactctcctggcttgactcggctcgttcactactctgttgctcacggtgtttccgcgagcaactgcccatttcccttgcttgtattcccttgtttgtttgtcgtgtttgtcatgcacttactgagcgcagggaccgccgcccagttgtaccccgtcgcctagggcgggtcgttgcaagtaggcagggacagagtggcgggtagattagggctcacttgtccgtttccctaccccccccaccattacaaattcacaagccctatacctagtctaccctggtccctgacaccattatggaaccccgtgaaaccctggctcagcaaatgcagggtctctccctacaggtccaggccctggctcagagggtcaaccagcctgatgctaccttggtagttcccctcaccgcaccccttgaaccccacctcgagttgcccgaccggttctcaggtgaccggagggcttttctctcctttcgggagagttgtaggctttactttcgcttaaagcctcactcctcaggttctgagagccagcgggtgggtataattatgtcccggctccaggaagggccccaagagtgggccttctccttggctcctggcgcccctgaactttcctccgttgattgtttcttttctgccctcggacttatttatgacgagactgacagaactgcctttgccgagagtcagctggtgaccttacgtcagggtaagagacctgttgaggagtattgctctgactttaggaagtggtgcgtagcttctcggtggaatgaccctgccttaaggtgccagtttaggttgggtctgtcgaatgccctgaaagacctgctagttagttatccctcttctgactccttagaccaggttatggctttagtggtacgacttgaccgacgtctcagggaacgacaacgtgaacgtttatgtgttttttcctccgactcccccatgatgcctcccgaagtcccgttgcttcgtttctcccctaaagactcagaaatacctatgcaactcggggcctccgtgtcccctcaacaacgtagagaattccgcaggaagaatggtctctgcttctactgtggggatgtcaagcatcaagtaaacaactgtcccaagcgtaagaatgctgtcagagagctcccgcgtctaagtgatcatcggggaggtcacttgggcgcacaggtatttcccgtaaatatgaaacgtactaagatattgcttccctttcaggtctcttttggtggtaggtctgctaccggcagtgccttcgtggattcagggtcctctactaatatcatgtctgtggaatttgctatgtctctcgctatgcctctgattgatttgcctaaacctgttccggtagtgggtatcgactccactcctcttgctaatggttattttacacagcatacccctgtttttgaactccttgttggctccatgcatttggagcaatgctctgtactattgatgcagggattatcgtacgatttggttctaggtcttccctggttgcagttgcataatcctacgtttgactggaatactggggagctaaccaaatggggtaatgaatgttgtacgtcatgtttttctgttaattctatttctccccctaaggaggtgaatacgctacccgagtttgttcaggacttcgctgatgttttctctaaagaggcctccgaagtattaccgcctcatagagaatacgattgcgctatcgaattggtaccaggagctaagcttcctaagggtaggatatttaacctttcttgtcccgaacgtgaagccatgagggagtatatccaggaatccctggccaagggttacattcgtccctcttcttctccggtaggtgctggcttcttcttcgtagggaagaaggatgggggtcttaggccatgcattgactaccgtggcctgaataaggtcacggtaaggaaccagtatccccttcctttgattcctgatctctttaatcaggttcagggggcccaatggttctctaaattggatctacggggggcgtataaccttattcgcatcaaagagggggatgagtggaagactgcgtttaacacgcccgaaggccatttcgaatacctcgtcatgccctttgggtt
Proteins encoded in this window:
- the SLC39A3 gene encoding zinc transporter ZIP3 — translated: MNLIAAKLLCLLALFVLMMLGSLLPVKIIEADCEKASRSRRILALCNSFAGGVFLATCFNALLPTVREKFDEVLKMGNISTDYPLAETVMLVGFFLTVFVEQAILTFRKEKPSFIDMETFNAGSDAGSDSEYESPFISSNRGHNLYEVGHSHHSHGLNIQELSKSSPLRLFSLVFALSAHSIFEGLALGLQEQGDKVLSLFIGVVIHETLVAVALGVSMAKINILLRDAAKMAVLVSIMIPIGIAIGMAIQSAQNMASSITSALLQGIAGGTFLFVTFFEILVKELEDKHDRLLKVLFLVLGYTVLAGLVFFKW